The following DNA comes from Bradyrhizobium sp. SK17.
GTGCGGTCGATCACGATCTCCCGTTCCCGCAACGACAGCGGCCCGCGATCGAGCAGGCTGGCGCCGCGGAATTTCTCCCAGGCTCGCGGATGGCCGGCCATCATCCGGAACAGCACCAGCGGCGGCTTGCCGCGCATGATGCGGTCGAAATGCTGTTGAACGTCCGACGCATAGGGCGGATCGAGCGGCGCGATACGTGACATGCGGCGACCCTCTTGCTACATTTAGTGTAGCGCGACGCTACAATATCTGTAGCGAACTATGCAAGAGAGATTCGAGGAGGATTGATGCGATGGCGAAGCAGGCTCCAGCCGCCAAACCCGGCGTCCGCGGTTCACGAACCGGCCGCCCGATCATGGCGCTGCTCGATCTGCTGGGACGGCGCTGGACCCTGCGCATCCTCTGGGAGCTGCGCGATGGCGCGCTGACCTCCCGCGCGCTGCGCACCGCCTGCGACGAGGCCTCGCCGACGATCCTGCAGACGCGATTGACCGAGCTGCGCGAAGCAGGCTTCGTCGAACTGGCAGAAGATGGCTACGGCTTGACCGCACTCGGCCGCGAGCTAATTGCGACCTTTGCGCCGCTCAATCGCTTTGCCGAGCGCTGGAGCAAGCAGGGAGGAAGCCAGACCTCGGCAACCGCCGGTGCGTAGCCCGCATGAGCGGAGCGATATGCGGGACCGGTTTCCCCGGGTATCGCTACGCTCACCCGGGCTACGGATTATTGGAGCAAGCGGAGCGACGACTAGACTGCCGCAACAGTCAGGCTGGCGCCATCGGCGCGGACCACCTTCACGCGGCTGCCGGCCGGCGTATCAGGACCGGCGACCCGCCAGATCGTGTCGTCGATCCGCACCGTGCCCGAGCCGTCGACGATCGGCTTCTCCAGCGTGAACTCACGGCCGATCAGGGCCTCGTTGCGGCGGTTGAGGAACGGGTTGGTCTTGCTCGCCGGCGTCGCGCCCCGGGCGAA
Coding sequences within:
- a CDS encoding helix-turn-helix domain-containing protein; protein product: MAKQAPAAKPGVRGSRTGRPIMALLDLLGRRWTLRILWELRDGALTSRALRTACDEASPTILQTRLTELREAGFVELAEDGYGLTALGRELIATFAPLNRFAERWSKQGGSQTSATAGA
- a CDS encoding NfeD family protein, which codes for MAEMFSTLGTWNWLIFGFILMALELAAPGVFLFWLGLAALLVGLLSFAFTPSWQAQLLMFAVFAVFAALAVPAWRHFARGATPASKTNPFLNRRNEALIGREFTLEKPIVDGSGTVRIDDTIWRVAGPDTPAGSRVKVVRADGASLTVAAV